In Lentibacillus amyloliquefaciens, one DNA window encodes the following:
- the rpsL gene encoding 30S ribosomal protein S12, producing MPTINQLVRKGRVNKPKKYDSPALNKGYNSFKKKFTNENAPQKRGVCTRVGTLTPKKPNSALRKYARVRLSNNMEVTAYIPGIGHNLQEHSVVLLRGGRVKDLPGVRYHIVRGALDTAGVEGRAQGRSKYGTKKQKAKKK from the coding sequence ATGCCAACAATTAATCAATTGGTACGCAAGGGTCGTGTCAATAAACCTAAAAAATATGACTCACCCGCATTGAACAAAGGTTATAATAGTTTCAAGAAGAAATTCACGAATGAAAATGCACCGCAAAAACGTGGTGTTTGCACACGTGTTGGTACATTGACACCAAAGAAACCAAACTCTGCACTGCGTAAATATGCACGTGTCCGTCTGTCCAACAACATGGAAGTGACAGCATATATCCCTGGTATTGGACACAACCTCCAGGAACACAGTGTTGTACTGCTTCGCGGCGGTCGTGTGAAAGACTTGCCGGGTGTTCGTTACCACATTGTGCGTGGCGCTCTTGACACGGCAGGTGTTGAAGGCCGTGCACAAGGCCGTTCAAAATATGGCACTAAGAAGCAAAAGGCTAAAAAGAAATAA
- a CDS encoding 50S ribosomal protein L7ae-like protein, with protein sequence MSKRSEAPEKIIELSLTIKDQDGNMFWVLPIILVTLEDTPMSYEKVTRLQSELIIGTKQTLKAIKHGAVSEVFVADDADRQITQKVENLAQESGVPYHRVDSKRKLGAACGIDVGAAVVAVKQ encoded by the coding sequence GTGAGTAAAAGATCGGAAGCACCCGAAAAAATAATTGAATTGTCGTTGACAATAAAAGACCAGGATGGTAATATGTTCTGGGTGCTTCCGATTATACTTGTTACTTTGGAGGATACGCCGATGTCTTATGAAAAAGTGACTCGATTACAATCAGAGTTAATAATCGGGACAAAACAGACACTTAAGGCTATCAAACACGGTGCTGTAAGCGAAGTGTTTGTTGCTGATGATGCTGACCGGCAAATTACACAAAAGGTGGAAAACCTGGCACAGGAGTCAGGCGTTCCTTATCACCGGGTTGATTCAAAAAGAAAACTTGGAGCCGCCTGTGGAATTGATGTTGGAGCAGCAGTTGTTGCTGTAAAACAATAA
- the rpoC gene encoding DNA-directed RNA polymerase subunit beta', whose protein sequence is MLDVNNFEYMKIGLASSEKIRSWSYGEVKKPETINYRTLKPEKDGLFCERIFGPQKDWECHCGKYKRVRYKGVVCDRCGVEVTKAKVRRERMGHIELAAPVSHIWYFKGIPSRMGLVLDMSPRALEEVIYFAAYIVTETGDTPLEKKQLLSEKEYRAYYEKYGNTFKAQMGAEAIRKLLQDIDLEKEVNTLKEELKTAQGQRRTRAIKRLEVLESFRHSGNDTGWMVLDVLPIIPPEIRPMVQLDGGRFATSDLNDLYRRVINRNNRLKRLLDLGAPSIIVQNEKRMLQESVDALIDNGRRGRPVTGPGNRPLKSLSHMLKGKQGRFRQNLLGKRVDYSGRSVIIVGPSLKMYQCGIPREMALELFKPFIMKVLVEKGYAHNIKSAKRKIERVHPEVWDVLEEVIKEHPVLLNRAPTLHRLGIQAFEPVLVEGRAIRLHPLVCTAYNADFDGDQMAVHVPLSAEAQAEARVLMLAAQNILNPKDGKPVVTPSQDMVLGNYYLTLERENAVGEGSRFKDTNEALMAYHDGYVHLHSRVAVKTSSLNKKTFTAEQQDQMLITTIGKLIFNEILPESFPYINEPTTYNLDIETPDKYFVEHGADISEEIKKRDLILPFKKGMLGDIIAEVFKRFKISETSKMLDRMKDLGFKYSTRAGMTVGVSDIVVLKEKEEVLNESENQVDKILKQYRRGLITDDERYDRVISIWSKAKDDIQERLMKSLDPRNPIFMMSDSGARGNASNFTQLAGMRGLMANPAGEIMELPIKSSFREGLTVLEYFISTHGARKGLADTALKTADSGYLTRRLVDVAQDVIIREDDCDTDRGLTVSALKDGTELIEPLLDRLIGRTAFETVRHPETGSVIVEKNKVMSEEQAKQIVEADIEEVIIRSAFTCNTKHGVCKKCYGRNLATGDEVEVGEAVGIIAAQSIGEPGTQLTMRTFHTGGVAGDDITQGLPRIQELFEARNPKGQSVITEIHGTVQEIKEVKDKQEVVIKGEVEERSYPVPYNARMKITEGDEVIAGQELTEGSVDPKELLRVQGIEGVQQYLLQEVQKVYRMQGVEIGDKHVEVMVRQMMRKIRVVESGDTDELPGSLLEIHQFKDANQPALQEGKQPAIGKPVLLGITKASLETDSFLSAASFQETTRVLTDAAIKGKRDELLGLKENVIIGKLVPAGTGIGRYRRLETDADEPEEESTEDPEETETVY, encoded by the coding sequence TTGCTGGATGTAAATAATTTTGAGTATATGAAAATCGGGCTGGCTTCATCAGAGAAAATTCGCTCATGGTCCTATGGCGAGGTAAAAAAACCGGAGACAATTAACTACCGTACTTTAAAACCGGAAAAAGACGGGCTTTTTTGTGAGCGAATCTTTGGACCGCAAAAGGACTGGGAATGTCATTGCGGCAAATATAAGCGTGTACGCTATAAAGGTGTCGTTTGTGACCGGTGCGGTGTAGAGGTTACAAAGGCCAAAGTCCGCCGCGAACGCATGGGTCATATTGAACTCGCAGCACCTGTATCCCACATTTGGTATTTTAAAGGTATTCCAAGCCGTATGGGTCTCGTACTGGATATGTCCCCGCGTGCACTGGAAGAGGTCATTTACTTTGCCGCCTATATTGTGACGGAAACCGGAGATACGCCACTGGAGAAAAAGCAGCTGCTTTCTGAAAAAGAGTATCGTGCCTATTACGAAAAATACGGCAATACATTTAAAGCACAAATGGGAGCAGAAGCTATCCGCAAACTGCTGCAGGATATTGACCTTGAAAAAGAAGTCAACACATTAAAAGAAGAACTGAAAACAGCACAAGGCCAGCGTAGGACACGTGCTATCAAACGGCTGGAAGTATTAGAGTCATTCCGCCACTCAGGCAATGACACAGGCTGGATGGTACTTGATGTGCTGCCAATTATCCCGCCGGAAATCCGCCCGATGGTTCAACTTGACGGTGGACGTTTTGCGACATCAGACCTAAACGACCTTTATCGCCGTGTCATTAACCGCAACAATCGTCTGAAGCGCTTGCTGGACCTTGGTGCTCCAAGTATAATCGTTCAAAACGAAAAACGTATGCTGCAGGAATCGGTTGATGCACTGATTGATAATGGCCGCCGCGGACGTCCGGTGACCGGACCGGGAAATCGTCCATTAAAATCGTTGTCCCATATGCTGAAAGGGAAACAGGGCCGTTTCCGTCAGAACCTGCTTGGTAAGCGTGTCGACTATTCCGGTCGTTCCGTTATCATTGTCGGACCAAGTTTGAAAATGTACCAATGCGGTATCCCGAGAGAGATGGCATTAGAACTGTTTAAGCCATTTATCATGAAGGTTCTTGTCGAAAAAGGATACGCTCATAATATTAAATCAGCGAAGCGTAAAATTGAACGAGTCCATCCGGAAGTATGGGATGTTCTCGAGGAAGTGATCAAAGAACACCCGGTTCTCTTAAACCGTGCACCAACATTGCACCGCTTGGGCATTCAAGCGTTTGAACCAGTCCTTGTTGAAGGTCGTGCGATTCGTTTGCATCCACTCGTTTGTACAGCATATAATGCTGACTTTGACGGTGACCAGATGGCAGTCCACGTACCACTTTCAGCAGAGGCGCAAGCTGAAGCGCGTGTTCTGATGCTCGCTGCACAGAACATCCTGAATCCTAAAGATGGAAAACCAGTTGTTACGCCATCACAGGACATGGTTTTGGGCAACTACTATCTGACTCTGGAACGCGAGAATGCGGTTGGCGAAGGAAGCCGGTTCAAAGATACAAATGAAGCACTGATGGCTTACCATGATGGTTATGTACACTTACATTCACGTGTCGCAGTTAAGACTTCGAGCTTGAATAAAAAAACATTCACAGCCGAACAGCAGGATCAAATGCTTATCACGACAATCGGCAAATTAATCTTCAATGAGATTTTGCCAGAGTCATTCCCATATATTAATGAACCGACAACGTACAATCTGGATATCGAAACGCCGGATAAATATTTTGTAGAACATGGTGCAGATATCAGTGAAGAAATCAAAAAACGTGATTTGATTCTTCCGTTTAAGAAAGGCATGTTGGGCGACATTATCGCAGAAGTCTTTAAACGGTTCAAAATCAGTGAAACGTCGAAAATGCTTGACCGCATGAAAGACCTTGGATTCAAATATTCCACAAGAGCAGGTATGACTGTCGGTGTATCTGACATTGTCGTGCTGAAGGAAAAAGAAGAGGTTCTGAATGAGTCTGAAAACCAAGTGGATAAAATATTAAAACAGTACAGACGCGGTCTTATTACAGACGATGAGCGTTATGACAGGGTTATCTCAATTTGGTCGAAAGCCAAAGACGATATTCAGGAACGCCTGATGAAATCACTGGATCCACGCAACCCAATCTTTATGATGAGTGACTCAGGTGCACGGGGTAACGCATCAAACTTCACACAGCTTGCCGGAATGCGCGGTTTGATGGCAAACCCTGCCGGTGAGATTATGGAATTGCCGATCAAGTCCAGCTTCCGTGAAGGTCTGACAGTACTGGAATACTTTATTTCAACACACGGTGCGCGTAAAGGTCTTGCTGATACAGCGCTGAAGACAGCTGACTCGGGTTATCTGACACGCCGGCTTGTTGATGTGGCACAGGATGTCATCATCCGCGAAGATGACTGTGACACAGATCGTGGCTTGACAGTATCAGCCCTGAAAGACGGCACAGAATTGATTGAACCGCTGCTTGACCGCTTAATAGGACGTACTGCCTTTGAAACCGTGCGTCATCCTGAAACGGGCAGTGTAATTGTTGAGAAAAACAAAGTAATGTCAGAAGAACAGGCCAAACAGATCGTTGAAGCAGACATTGAAGAGGTTATCATCCGTTCTGCATTCACATGTAACACAAAGCATGGTGTCTGCAAGAAATGTTATGGTCGTAACCTTGCTACCGGCGATGAGGTCGAAGTCGGTGAAGCAGTCGGCATTATCGCTGCACAATCCATCGGTGAACCCGGTACACAGTTGACAATGCGCACCTTCCACACAGGTGGTGTTGCAGGAGATGACATCACACAAGGTTTGCCGCGTATTCAAGAGCTGTTTGAAGCGCGCAATCCAAAAGGTCAGTCAGTGATTACTGAGATTCATGGTACCGTTCAGGAAATAAAAGAAGTAAAAGACAAACAGGAAGTTGTCATCAAGGGCGAAGTGGAAGAACGGTCATATCCTGTTCCATACAATGCCCGCATGAAAATTACTGAGGGCGATGAGGTCATTGCCGGTCAGGAACTTACAGAAGGCTCGGTTGATCCGAAAGAGCTGCTGCGTGTACAGGGCATCGAAGGCGTACAGCAATACCTGCTGCAGGAGGTACAAAAAGTTTACCGCATGCAGGGGGTTGAGATTGGTGACAAACACGTCGAAGTGATGGTACGGCAAATGATGCGCAAAATCCGCGTCGTTGAATCGGGTGACACGGATGAATTGCCAGGCTCACTTCTGGAAATTCACCAGTTCAAGGATGCCAATCAGCCTGCATTGCAGGAAGGGAAACAGCCTGCAATCGGTAAGCCCGTCTTACTCGGTATTACAAAAGCATCACTGGAAACAGATTCATTCTTGTCTGCTGCATCCTTCCAGGAAACAACGCGTGTCCTGACAGATGCTGCAATTAAAGGCAAGCGCGATGAACTGCTTGGACTTAAAGAAAATGTCATTATTGGCAAACTGGTTCCAGCCGGAACAGGTATCGGACGCTATCGCAGGCTCGAAACAGACGCTGACGAACCAGAAGAAGAAAGCACCGAGGATCCGGAAGAGACCGAAACAGTTTATTAA
- the rpoB gene encoding DNA-directed RNA polymerase subunit beta, which produces MTGQLVQYGRHRQRRSYARISEVLELPNLIEIQTASYDWFLREGLREMFQDISPIEDFAGNLSLEFIDYSLGEPKYPVEESKDRDVTYNAPLRVKVRLINNETGEVKEQEVFMGDFPLMTDTGTFIINGAERVIVSQLVRSPSVYYNEKYDKNGKRGITATVIPNRGAWLEMETDAKDVAYVRIDRTRKLPITVLLRALGFGTDQEIIDLIGDNEYLKNTLEKDNTETTDKALLEIYERLRPGEPPTVENARSLLISRFFDPKRYDLARVGRYKMNKKLDIKNRLFNQVLAEPIVDPETGEVLAQKGDKLERKLLNKIIPYLENQDDMAAEKHVDTNQGVLDDPIRLQSVKIVDPTDPDGERELDVIGNANVDRDVKHITPADILSSISYFFNLLHRVGGTDDIDHLGNRRLRSVGELMQNQFRIGLSRMERVVRERMSIQDTSSITPQQLINIRPVIASIKEFFGSSQLSQFMDQTNPLGELTHKRRLSALGPGGLTRERAGFEVRDVHYSHYGRMCPIETPEGPNIGLINSLSSYAKVNEFGFIETPYRRVDPDTGKVTGESDYLTADEEDNYIVAQANAQLNEDGSFTDEEVIARFRGDNTVVPRDKIDYMDVSPKQVVSAATACIPFLENDDSNRALMGANMQRQAVPLMDPQAPLVGTGMEYVSGKDSGAAIISRHEGIVEHVEAKEVRIRRVSQVDGKEVQGDLEVYRMQKYIRSNQGTCYNQRPIVSKGDRVTQGEILADGPSMEDGELALGRNALVGFMTWEGYNYEDAVIMSERMVKDDDFTSIHIEEYESEARDTKLGPEEITRDIPNVGEDALKNLNEEGIIRIGAEVSDGDILVGKVTPKGVTELSAEERLLHAIFGEKAREVRDTSLKVPHGAGGIVLEVKIFNREDGDELSPGVNQLVRVYIVQKRKISEGDKMAGRHGNKGVISKILPEEDMPFLPDGTPIDIMLNPLGVPSRMNIGQVFELHLGMAARELGLHMATPVFDGANEEDVWETLQEAGMARDAKSVLYDGRSGEPFDNRISVGVMYMIKLAHMVDDKLHARSTGPYSLVTQQPLGGKAQFGGQRFGEMEVWALEAYGAAYTLQEILTVKSDDVVGRVKAYESIVKGDNVTEPGVPESFKVLIKELQSLGLDVKMLSSDESEIEMRELEEEETQTASKLNLEGEEN; this is translated from the coding sequence TTGACAGGTCAACTAGTTCAGTATGGACGGCACCGCCAGCGCAGAAGCTATGCACGTATTAGCGAGGTGCTGGAACTGCCAAATCTAATTGAAATTCAAACCGCTTCCTATGATTGGTTTCTAAGGGAAGGTTTGCGGGAGATGTTCCAGGATATATCCCCGATTGAGGACTTCGCGGGTAATTTATCACTGGAATTTATTGATTATAGTCTTGGTGAACCAAAGTATCCCGTCGAAGAGTCAAAAGACCGGGACGTCACATATAATGCCCCGCTTCGTGTGAAGGTTCGTCTGATTAACAACGAAACCGGCGAGGTAAAAGAGCAGGAAGTATTTATGGGAGACTTCCCGCTGATGACTGATACCGGCACGTTTATCATTAATGGTGCGGAACGTGTTATTGTTTCGCAGCTTGTACGTTCTCCAAGTGTCTATTATAACGAGAAATACGATAAGAATGGCAAACGCGGCATAACGGCCACTGTCATTCCAAACCGGGGCGCATGGCTTGAAATGGAAACAGATGCCAAAGATGTCGCCTATGTAAGAATTGACCGTACGCGTAAATTGCCGATAACGGTGCTTTTGCGTGCGCTTGGGTTTGGTACAGATCAGGAAATCATCGATCTTATCGGTGATAACGAATACCTTAAAAACACACTTGAAAAAGATAATACAGAAACAACGGACAAAGCACTCCTGGAAATATATGAACGGCTCAGGCCGGGTGAACCGCCAACTGTAGAAAATGCGAGGAGTCTCTTGATTTCACGTTTCTTTGATCCGAAACGCTATGACCTGGCACGTGTTGGCCGGTACAAGATGAATAAAAAACTGGATATTAAAAACCGGTTGTTCAACCAAGTCTTAGCTGAACCAATTGTCGATCCTGAAACAGGAGAAGTTCTGGCACAAAAAGGCGACAAGCTGGAACGCAAATTACTTAATAAAATTATCCCTTATCTTGAGAATCAGGATGACATGGCCGCCGAAAAGCACGTTGATACAAATCAAGGCGTTCTTGATGACCCGATTCGCCTGCAATCCGTGAAAATTGTTGATCCGACAGATCCTGATGGTGAACGGGAACTTGATGTGATTGGCAATGCTAATGTTGATAGAGACGTCAAGCATATCACCCCTGCTGATATTCTATCGTCTATCAGTTATTTCTTTAACTTGCTGCACCGTGTGGGTGGAACAGACGACATTGACCACCTTGGAAACCGGCGTCTGCGTTCTGTCGGCGAATTAATGCAGAATCAGTTCCGCATTGGCTTGTCACGTATGGAACGCGTTGTGCGTGAACGCATGTCGATTCAGGATACATCAAGTATTACACCGCAGCAGCTGATTAATATACGGCCTGTTATTGCTTCCATTAAAGAATTCTTCGGGAGTTCGCAGTTATCACAGTTTATGGATCAGACTAATCCGCTGGGTGAACTGACGCATAAGCGACGTCTTTCAGCTCTTGGACCCGGTGGCCTGACGCGTGAACGTGCCGGATTTGAAGTCCGTGACGTCCACTACTCGCACTATGGCCGTATGTGCCCGATTGAAACGCCTGAAGGCCCGAACATTGGCCTAATAAACTCGCTTTCCAGTTATGCGAAAGTTAATGAGTTCGGGTTTATCGAGACACCTTATCGCCGCGTCGACCCTGATACCGGCAAAGTAACAGGTGAATCAGATTACCTGACAGCAGATGAAGAGGATAACTACATTGTTGCACAGGCTAACGCCCAGCTGAACGAGGATGGCAGCTTTACAGACGAAGAGGTCATCGCCCGTTTCCGAGGCGACAACACAGTTGTGCCACGCGACAAGATCGATTATATGGACGTCTCGCCAAAACAGGTTGTGTCTGCTGCAACGGCATGCATTCCCTTTTTGGAAAATGACGACTCCAACCGTGCCCTGATGGGTGCAAACATGCAGCGGCAGGCTGTTCCATTGATGGATCCTCAAGCCCCGTTGGTCGGAACAGGCATGGAATATGTATCAGGCAAGGATTCGGGTGCGGCAATTATTTCCCGTCATGAAGGCATTGTGGAACATGTGGAAGCGAAAGAAGTTCGCATCCGCCGCGTTTCTCAAGTCGACGGCAAAGAAGTGCAAGGCGACCTTGAAGTTTATCGTATGCAGAAATATATCCGTTCCAACCAGGGAACATGTTATAATCAGCGTCCGATTGTCTCGAAAGGCGACCGTGTCACACAAGGTGAAATCCTTGCTGACGGCCCTTCAATGGAAGATGGCGAATTGGCACTGGGCAGAAATGCTCTCGTCGGATTTATGACATGGGAAGGCTATAACTATGAAGACGCGGTCATCATGAGCGAACGTATGGTGAAAGATGATGACTTTACGTCAATTCATATTGAAGAATACGAATCAGAAGCCCGTGACACAAAACTTGGTCCGGAAGAAATCACAAGAGATATTCCAAACGTCGGTGAGGATGCCCTGAAGAACCTTAACGAGGAAGGGATTATACGTATCGGTGCTGAGGTTTCCGATGGTGATATTCTGGTAGGCAAGGTAACACCTAAAGGCGTAACTGAGCTGTCAGCTGAAGAACGGCTGCTTCATGCTATCTTTGGTGAAAAAGCACGCGAAGTCCGCGATACGTCATTAAAAGTACCACATGGTGCCGGCGGTATTGTACTGGAAGTGAAAATCTTCAACCGTGAAGATGGCGATGAGCTGTCCCCGGGTGTGAACCAGCTGGTACGTGTATATATCGTCCAGAAACGTAAGATTTCGGAAGGGGACAAAATGGCGGGAAGACACGGAAACAAAGGTGTTATTTCCAAAATTCTGCCTGAAGAAGATATGCCTTTCCTGCCTGATGGAACGCCGATTGATATCATGCTTAACCCATTGGGCGTACCGTCTCGTATGAATATCGGGCAGGTATTTGAACTGCACTTGGGCATGGCAGCACGGGAGCTTGGTTTGCATATGGCAACACCGGTTTTCGATGGTGCCAATGAAGAAGATGTCTGGGAAACACTGCAGGAAGCAGGCATGGCACGGGATGCCAAATCAGTCCTTTATGATGGCAGGTCCGGTGAACCGTTTGATAATCGTATTTCCGTTGGTGTCATGTATATGATTAAACTGGCACATATGGTCGACGATAAGCTGCACGCTCGTTCAACCGGACCGTACTCGCTTGTTACCCAGCAGCCATTGGGTGGTAAAGCACAATTCGGCGGCCAGCGCTTTGGCGAGATGGAAGTCTGGGCACTTGAAGCGTATGGTGCTGCTTATACGCTCCAGGAAATTCTGACAGTCAAATCAGATGATGTTGTGGGACGTGTCAAAGCCTATGAATCAATCGTTAAAGGTGATAATGTAACTGAGCCTGGCGTGCCTGAATCATTCAAAGTTCTGATTAAAGAACTGCAAAGTCTCGGTTTGGACGTTAAAATGCTCTCCAGCGATGAGTCAGAGATCGAGATGCGGGAGCTTGAAGAGGAAGAGACGCAAACTGCAAGCAAGTTAAACCTGGAAGGTGAAGAAAACTGA